One window of Deltaproteobacteria bacterium genomic DNA carries:
- the mrdA gene encoding penicillin-binding protein 2, with the protein MDFSQEGVHDFQDRFPYAMGAVAVFFLLILVRLGYLQIVKGSYLRSFSQENTVKEIKIPATRGIIYDRFRRVLTNSRPAFDIVVVPQYVRSPEKMGQGLFALAKIPPDWSEGRWRQARLSAPFFPFVFKRDASPEEVNRIRTYRVAEVSEEDPYDLRGVEVFAYPVRDYPWHELAGVVLGHVGQVSPEDLVRFHNQKKGGEGYRAGDFIGASGLEKVWEPYLRGKDGYEQRIVDAVGREVVAEELNSLLVNEAAKQGSDLVLTLDLDLQKVAEEGLGSRTGAVVALNPQNGEVLVLVSKPSYDPNILATTLSHEAWNELLNDPRKRFLNRTFQSAYPPGSTYKIVTAIAALEEGVISPEEKVACHGQLPFGNRSFRCWRSGGHGAMAIHDAIVQSCDVFFYTMGIRLGVDKIAKYARMLGLGQPTGIDMEGEKKGLVPTSKWKLEVKKEPWQPAENLSIAIGQGYDLVSPLQNALVAAQVGNGGRRIFPQLLHHFETREGRQFLPVGEGEPSAGKPFPLKPETLRIVREALAGVVADSRGTAHSLAFKGIPIAGKTGTAQVVSDDLQGKIQGVNTGDHAWFVAYSPTENPEIAVSVLVEHGGHGASAAAPIAGVVIRKFFALKKEREAAESQPAKNP; encoded by the coding sequence ATGGACTTTTCTCAAGAAGGGGTTCATGATTTTCAGGATCGGTTCCCTTATGCCATGGGGGCGGTTGCGGTCTTTTTTTTGCTGATTCTGGTTCGGTTGGGTTACCTCCAGATTGTCAAAGGTTCCTACCTGCGCTCCTTTTCGCAGGAAAACACGGTCAAGGAGATCAAGATTCCCGCAACCCGCGGGATTATCTACGATCGTTTCAGGAGGGTTCTGACTAACAGCCGTCCCGCCTTTGATATCGTTGTTGTCCCGCAATATGTCAGGTCGCCGGAAAAGATGGGTCAGGGTCTTTTTGCTTTAGCCAAGATCCCTCCGGATTGGAGCGAAGGTCGCTGGCGCCAGGCCCGTCTTTCCGCCCCTTTTTTCCCTTTTGTTTTCAAGAGAGATGCCTCTCCGGAGGAGGTGAATCGGATCAGGACCTACCGGGTGGCTGAGGTTTCTGAAGAGGACCCGTATGATTTGAGGGGGGTTGAGGTTTTTGCCTACCCGGTCCGCGATTACCCCTGGCACGAGCTCGCTGGTGTGGTCTTGGGGCATGTCGGTCAAGTCTCACCGGAAGATCTTGTGCGTTTTCACAATCAGAAAAAGGGGGGGGAGGGGTACAGGGCGGGGGATTTTATCGGGGCCAGCGGTCTGGAAAAGGTTTGGGAACCCTACCTTCGGGGAAAGGATGGGTATGAACAGAGGATCGTAGATGCGGTCGGGCGTGAGGTGGTTGCCGAAGAGCTTAATTCTCTGCTTGTCAATGAAGCGGCCAAGCAGGGCAGTGATCTTGTTTTGACCCTGGATCTGGATTTGCAAAAGGTTGCTGAAGAGGGACTGGGTTCAAGGACAGGCGCGGTTGTCGCCCTGAATCCACAGAATGGCGAGGTGCTGGTTTTGGTTTCAAAACCTTCTTATGATCCGAACATTCTGGCGACGACGCTCAGTCACGAGGCCTGGAACGAGTTGTTGAATGATCCCCGCAAGAGGTTTTTAAATCGCACCTTCCAATCGGCCTATCCCCCCGGTTCCACCTACAAAATTGTGACGGCGATTGCCGCCTTGGAAGAGGGAGTCATTTCCCCGGAGGAAAAGGTTGCCTGTCATGGTCAGCTCCCATTCGGCAATCGGTCGTTCCGGTGCTGGCGCTCCGGCGGTCACGGGGCGATGGCTATTCATGATGCGATTGTCCAGTCCTGCGACGTCTTCTTTTATACGATGGGGATCCGCTTGGGTGTCGACAAGATCGCCAAATATGCCAGGATGCTGGGGTTGGGCCAGCCGACGGGGATCGATATGGAAGGGGAGAAAAAAGGGCTGGTTCCCACGTCCAAATGGAAATTGGAGGTCAAGAAAGAGCCGTGGCAGCCGGCCGAGAATCTCTCCATCGCGATTGGTCAGGGGTATGATCTTGTCTCCCCCCTGCAGAACGCCCTGGTGGCAGCCCAGGTTGGGAATGGCGGCAGAAGAATTTTTCCGCAGCTCCTGCATCATTTCGAGACCCGGGAGGGGCGTCAATTTTTGCCTGTGGGGGAAGGGGAACCTTCTGCCGGGAAGCCGTTCCCGCTCAAACCGGAGACCTTGAGGATTGTTCGGGAGGCGCTCGCCGGGGTGGTGGCTGATTCCCGGGGAACGGCGCATTCTCTTGCTTTCAAGGGAATTCCGATTGCCGGGAAGACCGGAACGGCCCAGGTAGTGAGCGATGATCTTCAGGGGAAGATTCAGGGGGTGAATACCGGGGATCATGCCTGGTTTGTGGCCTATTCCCCGACGGAAAATCCGGAGATTGCCGTTTCGGTCCTTGTAGAACATGGTGGGCACGGCGCCTCCGCGGCCGCCCCGATCGCCGGTGTTGTGATTCGAAAATTTTTTGCCTTGAAGAAAGAAAGGGAGGCGGCTGAAAGTCAGCCGGCTAAAAACCCATGA
- the mreD gene encoding rod shape-determining protein MreD, translating to MKRVLLFFLIGFFSLVIQGSFLTSLPPRVLRTDVIFLIAIYLGFFGPFNEGGWSVILLGLCADLLGSPFLGMITLVTLSLFLLIRLILPHIVVPESVGAVSLWLFFLAILKKGIFYLLFSGVAEGERVLPFLFWNGVPDALWNALVGSLIFITFKKVFVSMGDEKDLGRL from the coding sequence ATGAAAAGAGTTCTCCTCTTTTTTTTGATCGGTTTTTTCTCGCTGGTGATCCAGGGTTCGTTTTTGACCTCCCTGCCGCCCCGAGTCCTCAGGACCGATGTTATTTTCCTGATAGCCATCTATCTTGGTTTTTTCGGACCGTTTAACGAGGGGGGCTGGAGTGTTATCCTGCTTGGGCTTTGTGCCGATCTCCTCGGTTCCCCGTTTTTGGGGATGATAACACTGGTCACTCTCAGCCTTTTCCTTCTGATACGGTTGATCTTGCCGCATATTGTTGTTCCCGAATCAGTGGGGGCGGTCTCGCTTTGGCTCTTCTTCCTGGCGATTCTCAAGAAAGGGATTTTCTATCTCCTGTTCAGCGGTGTTGCCGAGGGGGAGAGGGTCTTGCCTTTTCTCTTCTGGAATGGGGTTCCGGATGCCCTCTGGAACGCCCTTGTGGGGTCGCTTATTTTTATCACCTTCAAGAAAGTTTTTGTTTCGATGGGGGACGAAAAGGATTTGGGAAGATTATAA